Proteins encoded together in one Quercus lobata isolate SW786 chromosome 3, ValleyOak3.0 Primary Assembly, whole genome shotgun sequence window:
- the LOC115982463 gene encoding uncharacterized protein LOC115982463, with amino-acid sequence MGYNRETRRKKYLEGASKDTEFRRISGVSISLDISLQSKNIFVRIVHAGGREEGYQDAVPASRLMEKYPGMFVARTEVFTNPHKSHLHPEENLLPGQKYYIIPSRTVQKLKHRYPEKAQVKEISKEEEWDSKIIIDAGEVSMRNLFVPQKNFISPGRGGQNVQREKV; translated from the coding sequence ATGGGTTACAATAGAGAAACTAGAAGGAAGAAATACTTGGAAGGAGCTTCCAAGGACACAGAATTTAGAAGAATATCGGGAGTTTCCATATCATTGGACATTAGCCTACAATCAAAGAATATTTTTGTGAGGATAGTTCATGCAGGTGGGCGAGAGGAAGGGTATCAAGATGCGGTTCCTGCATCTCGATTGATGGAAAAATATCCTGGGATGTTTGTTGCCAGGACAGAAGTTTTCACAAATCCACATAAGTCCCACTTACACCCAGAAGAGAATCTCTTGCCTGGTCAGAAATATTATATAATCCCATCCAGGACTGTACAGAAACTGAAGCATAGATACCCAGAGAAGGCCCAAGTCAAAGAAATTTccaaagaagaagagtgggatTCAAAGATCATCATTGATGCAGGTGAAGTAAGTATGAGGAATCTGTTTGTTCCGCAAAAGAATTTTATCTCTCCAGGGAGAGGTGGTCAAAATGTTCAAAGAGAAAAGGTATAA